DNA from Mycobacterium bourgelatii:
TCGCCCGCCCCGACGCCGCTCCCCGGTGGCATGGGGACCGCCGCGAAGCGGTGACTCTCATCGCGGGTCACCAGCAGCGCCCCTTGATCAGCCAGGGACACCACCACGACCTCGGTGCGGCCCGTTTCGATCAGCTCATGTGCTGCGGCCAACAGCTCAGGCTCGGTAGCCAATTCGCGTCCGACGCATTCCCTCAGTTCGCGCGCACTCGCCTTGAGCAGAAAGACCCCAGAAGAAGTTTGCTGCAAGGCTTCGCGAGAGGTGTCCAAGATCAGCCGCGCACCCACCTGTCCGCAGATGTCGGCCACCCGCTGATAGATGTCGGCAGGCACCCCGGGAGGCAGGCTTCCGCTGGCCACGACGAATTCCGCTGACGATGCTGCCTTCCGAAGCCGGTCCAGGCATTCTGTCTGTTCCGCCACGGTCAGGTGAGGACCCGGTAGCACGAATCGATACTGTTCGCCGGTGCTGGTTTCGTTGACGGTGAAGCTCTCTCGCGTCGACCCAGCGATGGGAACCTCGTCGTAAGGCACCCCGGCCGCCCGCAGCATCCGGGTGATCAGACCGCCGGCCGGTTGGCCAACGGCGAAGACCGCCAACACCGGCGCACCGAGGACGTGGGCGATCCGCGCGACGTTGATGCCGCCGCCGCCCGGATCGTAGCGGGGGGATTCGCAGCGCAATTTCCGCGTCGGGCGCACGACGTCGACGTTCGAGGTGATGTCGAGCGCTGGATTCATGGTCAAGGTGACGATCCGCGCCCGGTCAGCCTGACCGGCGACTGACTGCTCCATGTGCTCGCTCCCGAAAGTTTGCGCGTGTGGACCTGTGGACCAGTTCATCCGATCAGCCAGCCGCGGGGCAACAATAGGGACCGAAGTCCCCGGACTAAGAGCCCGTGGTCCGCTAGGCCACGACGTTGGTCCTTCGAAGACGGGACTTTTGGCACGGCCCCTTGCGCGGCCACGTTGGTTAGCGTCATTGTCATGCGCATCGGGCTGCACAGCAGGCGCGATGACGATGAGAGGGGTAATGATGTCCGCAGACGATGACGGGGTCACCATCCTGTCCGAGCGCGAATGCTGGGATTTGCTCAAGTCCGTGCCCCTGGGACGGTTGATCACCAGCGTCAACGACCGGCCCGACGTCTTCCCGGTGAACTTCGTCGTTCAGCGCAAGAGCGTGTTGTTCCGTACCGCGCAGGGCGCCAAGTTGGTTTCCGCCGCGATGAACAAGAACGTCGTATTCGAAGCCGACGACCACAACGCCTCTGAGGCGTGGAGCGTGATCATCAGGGGCAGGGCCCGGTCGCTGCGGTCCGACGAGGAGATCGAAGACGCCGAAAGTGCCCACCTGCAGTCGTGGACGGACAGCGAGAAGCCGCACTATGTCCGCATCTTGCCCGATTTGGTCACCGGCCGCCGATTTCAGTTGGGCGCCTCCCAGCGGGGACAGTCGGTTCCCACCTAACCGGGTGACGCCACGGGCCGCGTGATTTCCTCCACGGCCATGCGGACCACTTCGGGCACCGCGGCCGCGACCTGATCCGTCAGTCCGGGCCCGTGGCCGGTGTCGACCGCGTCGACGGTGAACACCACCAGCGCATCGGGCGCTCGACCGAGCGCCTGAGCTAGTGCGTGCGCGCCGACGATATCGACAGCGTGCGAGCTCAAGCCACGGGAGGCGGCTATGTCGCCCAATGCGCAGCGACGTACGCGGCCCGCGGTTGCGGGCGTCGCGATCGCGGCGTCGATCACCAGGGCCAACCGCGCACCCGACCAGTGCTCGACCAAACTCATCGGATCCGTGATGTCGGTCAGCACGTGAACATCGGGCAGCACCAAGGTTTTTAGCGCGGCCTTTAACGCGGTAGCCGCGGCAACGCCAACGCCGTCGTCGCGCCGGTACCGATTGCCGAGACCGATCACAACGGTCGTCATCGCCCCTCAACCGTCACCGTCAAGAAGTGCGCCGCACACGAAATGCACGGGTCATAGTTGCGAATCGCGTGTTCACACAGCTTAGTCAGGTCGTCGTCGGAGAGATCGAGATTTCCGGAAACCACCCGCGCCAGATCGGCCTCGATCGCCGCCTGGTTCTGCGAGGTGGGCGGGACGATCGTCGCCGCGGAAACCAGCCCGTCCTGGTCGATGCGGTATCGGTGATACAGCAAGCCCCGGGGCGCCTCACTGACCCCGTGTCCCACCCCCGCGCGAGCGGGAACATCGACGAACGACCGTGCGGGTCGCTGGTATTCGGCGATGATCCGCAGTGCCTCTTCGATCGCATAGACGACTTCGACGGCCCGGACAATGATGCTGCGGAACGGATTTCGACAGCTCGATCCAAGCCCAGCACGAGCCGCAGCCTCCGCCGCAATCGGCGACAGCGCCGACGAATTCAACGTGAACCGCGCCAGCGGACCGGTTAGATATCGGTTGCCGTCCAGTGTTGCGTGCAGGGCGGTGGAGTGCGACACGTGCGACTCCACGACGTGGTCGGTGAAATCGGATACGGCAAACGGCGCGCCGGCACTGCGCGCGATCACACCGTTCTCGATCGGATAGCGGTCGCCCTGGCTCAGCGCCAGCATCTCGTGGTCGAATTCGAAATCGGGGAACTCGAAGCCGGCCACCCACTCGACGGTGGCCAGTGCATCGTCCAATGCCCGACGCAGTTGTTCGGCGATCTGGCGGAACTCCGAACGCGTTGGCACCGAATAGAATCCGCCCACCCGCACATTGATCGGGTGTATCGCACGCCCACCGACGAACTCCATCAGCTGGTTGCCCACCTTTTTCAGCGACAACCCGCGTTCGACCGCTTCCCGGTGGTCACCGGCCATGCCGATGATGTCGGGGTGGCCAAGGAAGTCGGGCGCGTGGAGCAGGTAGATGTGCAGGACATGACTGTGGATCCATTCGCCGCAGTACAGCAACCGCCGCAGCGCAACGATGTCCGCGTCGATCTCGACGCCGCAGGCGTCCTCGATCGCGTTGCACGCACTGATCTGATAGGCGACCGGGCAGATTCCGCAGATTCGCGCCGTCAGGTCGGGCGGCTCGGTATGGGCGCGTCCGCGCAGAAAAGCCTCGAAGAAGCGCGGCGGCTCATAGATGTTGAGCTCGACCCGTTCCAGCGTTCCGTCCTTCAGCGCGACATGCAGCGCCCCTTCACCTTCCACGCGCGTCAGCGTCTTGACGCTGAGCGTGCGGTTAGGCGGCGTCACTGCTGGCTCCGCTCGGCGGCGAAACTGGCGACGTTGAACGTGGAGAACACCCGATCGACCTCGGCGTCGGACATCCCGTCGCGCCGCAACAGTGGGATCAGCGTGGCGGTTCTCGGTGCGGCGGACGGGCCGAAGCATCCGAAGCAACCGCGATTATGCCTGGGGCACAACGCACCACAGCCGGCGTGGGTGACCGGACCAAGGCACGGGGTGCCGTCCGAGACGACCAGACACGTCACACCGCGCATCTTGCATTCGGTACATACGGTCTTGGCCGGCAGCTTTGGTTTGCGCCCGATCAGCAGGGCAGCGAGGGTATCAAGCAGCTGCCCGCGGTCAATCGGACAGCCATGTAACTGGTAGTCCACCTTGACGTGCGCCGCCGCCGGCGTGGACGTCGCCAGCGTGTCGATGTACTCCGGGTGGGCGTACACGACCGAGGTGAACTCCGCGACGTCGGCGAAGTTCCGCAGTGCCTGCACTCCGCCGGCCGTCGCGCACGCGCCAATGGTGACCAGCACCTTGGACTGTTCCCGGATCTCCCGGATGCGTTGTTCGTCATGCGCGGTGGTGACCGAGCCCTCGACCAGCGAGACGTCGTAGGGCCCGTCAACCACCGCGCTGGACGCCTCCGCGAAGTTGGCGATCTTGACTTGGCTTGCGATCGTGAGCAATTCGTCCTCGCAGTCGAGCAGCGTCAACTGGCAACCGTCGCAGGAGGCAAATTTCCACACTGCCAACGAGGGTGGGCTCATTCAAAGCTCCTTCACTTGCAGCAGCGGTCCGGCGACGTCGTAGGTGACGACCGGGCCGTCGCGGCATATCAGTAGCGGACCCAGCTGGCAGTGTCCGCACCACCCGACGCCGCACTGCATGTTGCGTTCCAGCGAGACCCGAATATCCCTTGGCGCCAGTCCTTTCGCCACCAACACCTCGGCGCCAGAGCGCAGCATCGGCTCCGGCCCGCACAGAAAAGCAGTGGTGCGATCGGGTTGCAATGTCAGTCGTTGCAGCGGCTCGGTGACCAAGCCGACCGCTCCGGTCCAGCCGCGGGTCGGGGCGTCGACGATCAGATGCACGTCGATCTGCGGATCGTCGACCCACTTCTCGATTTGCGCGGCAAACACGAAGTCCGACCGTGACCGGGCGCCGACGACCAGCGTCAGCTTGCCGTAGCGCGCTCGTTGCCCCAACGCACCCAGGATTGCCGGACGCAACGGGCACAACCCCACTCCCCCGGCGACCATCACCAGGTCCCGCCCGACGGCCTCGTCCAATCCCCAGGTGGTGCCGAACGGCCCACGCACGCCCACGATGTCGCCGGGTTGCGAATCGTGCAGGGCGCGGCTGACGGCTCCGACCGCGCGAATGGTGTGGGTGATCGAGCCGTCGGTCACGTGCGGATCGCCGCTGATCGAAATCGCCGCCTCGCCGACCCCGAACGCGTAGAGCATCATAAATTCGCCCGGCGCAGGCGGCCGCAACACCTCGCCCACCGGCTCGAGACACAACGTGGCCGAATCCGGGCTCTCGACCACCCGGGTGCGCACGCGATACGGAACCGGCGCCATGCTCACCGGCACGGCGACGGGGGACGCCTGCTCAGTCATCGTCGGCCGTCCCGGCCATCTTGTTCATCTCCTCGGTGATATCGATGCCCGTCGGGCACCAGGCGATGCATCGCCCGCAACCCACGCAGCCCGACATGCCGAACTGGTCGTGCCAGGTGCCCAATTTGTGGGTCAACCAGTGTCGATAACGCGATGCCCCCGAGCGCCGGACGCTGCCGCCGCCGTGGACGTAGGTGAAATCGAACTCGAAACACGACGCCCAATGCCGCCACCGCTCGGCGTGCTCGCCGGTGAGGTCGCTGACGTCCTCCGTGCTGGTACAGAAGCAGGTGGGACAGACCATCGTGCAATTGCCGCAGGTGAGGCACCGACTGGCCACCTCTTCCCACTGCGGGGACTCGCGGGCATCGATCAACAGGTTGCGCAGATCCGCCTGTGGCATCTGCCGACCCATGTGATGCGCGGCATCCTCGACATCGGCACGTGCACAGTCGATTTCCTCAGCACTGGCCGCCTGGTGCGGAATAGCGGCGAGCACCTCGGCACCTTCCGGAGTGCCGATCTCGACGAGGTAGCTCGGCGGCTGTGCCCCGCTGCCGTCGACGCGCTCCGTCAGCGCCAAGTCATAGCCGGGCCCAACCGCCGGCCCGGTACCCATCGACGCGCAGAAGCACAACCCGCCCGGCTCGGTGCAGTTGACCGCGACCACAAAGATCCGTCGTCGGCGACCGACAAACGCCTCATCTGGGTAGTCGCCGCGGCCGAGCACCCGGTCCAAAGTCGCGATCGCGGCCAGGTCGCAGCCGCGCACCCCGATAAATGCGCACGGCCGGTCGTCCTCGGTGTGGGGTTCGGTGCCGCCATCGCGGGTGCCGGCCCACAGCCGCTGCCGCGGCGGATGCAGAAACTGCTTCCACGACTGTGGTCCGGCCGAATGCCCGAACGCCGCGTCGTCGTCGCGGCGGCGCACCCGATACCGACCCGGGGCCACGTCAACGCCCCAGCCGTGCGGAAGATCGGCTGCCGACTCGAGTTCGGCGAGCACTATCGCGTTGTCGCGCATCGTCGGGCCGATGACCCGATAGCCCCTTTCCATCAGCAGGTCGACGAGGCGAGACAGCCCGGCGGTGTCCAACTTCAAAGGATCGGCCACGCGATATCCCCTCAGCGCCGTCATTGAGTACCTGCCAGGACCATCATTGACCTCTCGGCTGCGTGTAGCCAGGGCCATTCGACCCTCGGTTTGGGGGCCGCTGTACCTCGTGCGAACGGACCGGTGAGCGGAACACCTCTCCCCGTCGGCGAGCCGGCATGGCAAGGTGATGCTCGTGTCTACAACTTCCGCATGGCTCGCCGACGTCGAGCAGGACCTGCGTGAAATCAGCACTCCGGCAGGGTCTTTACGTTATTACGACTGCGGTTCCGGCCCAGTGCTGCTGTTCCTGCACGGTTCCGGCCCCGGGGTCACCGGGTGGCGCAACTTCCGCGGGATACTGCCCACCTTCGCCGAGCACTACCGCTGCCTGGTCCTGGAATTCCCCGGTTTCGGGGTCAGTGACGATTTCGGCGGCCACCCGATGGTCACCGCAAATCGGGCGGTGCTGCCCTTCCTCGACGCGCTCGGGGTGGACAAGGTGCACATCGTCGGCAACTCGATGGGCGGCGGCGTGGGCATCACTTTCGCCATCCACAACCCGGATCGGATCGGCCGGCTGGTGACCATCGGCGGAATAGGCACCAATCTCTTCAGCGCCAGCCCCAGTGAGGGCATCCGACTGCTGCAGGAGTTCACCGAGGACCCCTCCCGGCAACGGTTGGTCGACTGGCTCAAGTCGATGGTGTACGACCAGGCCCTGGTCACCGATGAGTTGGTGGAGGAACGCTGGCAGCTGGCCACCGACCCGGAGACGTTGGCCGCCGCCCGGCGGATGTACAGCAAGGCCGCATTCGCCGCGATGATGGCCGCCATGAACGCGTCGGATCGGCCGATGCCGTGGGCGCTGATGCACAAGGTGTCCGCGCCGGTGCTGCTGACGTGGGGCCGCGACGATCGGGTGAGTCCGCCCGACATGGCCCTCATCCCGATGCGCACCATTCCGGACGCGGAACTACACGTGTTCCCCAACTGCGGCCACTGGGCGATGATCGAGGCCAAGGCGGCGTTCGAAAGTACGGTCCTGGCGTTCCTGTCCCGCGGCTAACCCTCAGCGCTGAGTGGCTCCCGCGTCTACCGGCAGCGTGACCGCGGTGATGTAGCGCGCCTCGTCGGAAGCCAGGAACAACGCCGCATTGGCGACATCGACCGGGTCCACCCAGGGCACTCCGAGCATGTTCATGCGGCGCGCCGCCTCGGCGAATTCGTCGCGTGTGGGCGGGCGGTCCAGATCGGGACGAAACGCGCTGCTGACGGCTTCGTTCTGAATCATCGGGGTGTCGACGTTGGTGGGGTGGATACAGTTCACCCGGACGTTGTGCGGGGCCAACTCGTGGGCCAGCGCGCGCATGAATCCGACCAAACCGTGCTTGGCCGCGGTGTAGTGCGCGACGCCGACCAGCCCGCGCAGTCCGGCGATGGAGTTCGTCAGGACCACCGAGCCGGCACCTCGCTCGATCAGGTGCGGCGCCGCCGCACGGCAGGTGTGCCACACCCCGGTGAGATTGACGTCCAGCATTGTGCGCCAGGTGCTTTCGGCCAGCTCCAGCGTCGACCCACGTGAGGTGATCCCGGCCGTCGCGCACACCACGTCGAGTCCGCCGAACCGCTGAACGCCGCGATCGGCGGCCGCCTGCACTTCGTCGAGATCCCGGACGTCGACGATCTCGGTGTGGATTCGAGCGCCCGCCTCGCTGACCAGTCGGGCCGTTTCGTCCAGGTCGTCGGGTGTGGCGGGCGGGATGATCACCGTTTCGATCGGACCGCAGATGTCCAGTGCCACGATGTCGGCACCTTCCCGCCCGAAACGCACGGCCTGGGCGCGCCCGATCCCCCGTGCCGCGCCGGTGATGAGGGCGACTTTTCCTGCTAGCCGTCCGCCTGACTGCGCGCTCATGTCGTCTTCTGCGTCAGGCCGGCGTCAACGACGAGTTGCGTGCCGGTGATGTAACGGGCCAGATCGGAAGCCAGGAACAGCACGGCATTGGCCACGTCGGTGGGCTCGACCCACGGCACCGGAAGTAGGTTGCGCGCCATCAGCACCTCGGCGGCGTCGGCCGCCGTCGGGTTCTCCAGGTCGGGACGTAGCCGCCGGAATGTCTTCTCGTTGAGTACCATCGGCGTTGCCACCGCTCCGGGATGGATGGTGTTGACGCGGATACCGCTGGGGCCCAGCTCATTAGCCAGAGTGCGCGCCAGCCCGACGACGGCGTGCTTGCTGGCGGTGTAGTGGGCGGCGTTGGTGCTGCCGCGAATTCCGTTGGTGGAACTGATGATAATCACCGAGCCACCGTCCGGGCCGATGTGCGGCACACCCGCCTTGACGGTGCACCACACGCCGGTGAG
Protein-coding regions in this window:
- a CDS encoding 1-phosphofructokinase family hexose kinase, encoding MEQSVAGQADRARIVTLTMNPALDITSNVDVVRPTRKLRCESPRYDPGGGGINVARIAHVLGAPVLAVFAVGQPAGGLITRMLRAAGVPYDEVPIAGSTRESFTVNETSTGEQYRFVLPGPHLTVAEQTECLDRLRKAASSAEFVVASGSLPPGVPADIYQRVADICGQVGARLILDTSREALQQTSSGVFLLKASARELRECVGRELATEPELLAAAHELIETGRTEVVVVSLADQGALLVTRDESHRFAAVPMPPGSGVGAGDAMVAAITVGLSRGWSFVEAVRLGIAAGAAMLMTPGTAACEREDVETLFEKVAEPIQIADASAGALEDVGTFGH
- a CDS encoding pyridoxamine 5'-phosphate oxidase family protein, whose translation is MSADDDGVTILSERECWDLLKSVPLGRLITSVNDRPDVFPVNFVVQRKSVLFRTAQGAKLVSAAMNKNVVFEADDHNASEAWSVIIRGRARSLRSDEEIEDAESAHLQSWTDSEKPHYVRILPDLVTGRRFQLGASQRGQSVPT
- a CDS encoding hydrogenase maturation protease, whose amino-acid sequence is MTTVVIGLGNRYRRDDGVGVAAATALKAALKTLVLPDVHVLTDITDPMSLVEHWSGARLALVIDAAIATPATAGRVRRCALGDIAASRGLSSHAVDIVGAHALAQALGRAPDALVVFTVDAVDTGHGPGLTDQVAAAVPEVVRMAVEEITRPVASPG
- a CDS encoding Ni/Fe hydrogenase subunit alpha; translated protein: MTPPNRTLSVKTLTRVEGEGALHVALKDGTLERVELNIYEPPRFFEAFLRGRAHTEPPDLTARICGICPVAYQISACNAIEDACGVEIDADIVALRRLLYCGEWIHSHVLHIYLLHAPDFLGHPDIIGMAGDHREAVERGLSLKKVGNQLMEFVGGRAIHPINVRVGGFYSVPTRSEFRQIAEQLRRALDDALATVEWVAGFEFPDFEFDHEMLALSQGDRYPIENGVIARSAGAPFAVSDFTDHVVESHVSHSTALHATLDGNRYLTGPLARFTLNSSALSPIAAEAAARAGLGSSCRNPFRSIIVRAVEVVYAIEEALRIIAEYQRPARSFVDVPARAGVGHGVSEAPRGLLYHRYRIDQDGLVSAATIVPPTSQNQAAIEADLARVVSGNLDLSDDDLTKLCEHAIRNYDPCISCAAHFLTVTVEGR
- a CDS encoding oxidoreductase; this encodes MSPPSLAVWKFASCDGCQLTLLDCEDELLTIASQVKIANFAEASSAVVDGPYDVSLVEGSVTTAHDEQRIREIREQSKVLVTIGACATAGGVQALRNFADVAEFTSVVYAHPEYIDTLATSTPAAAHVKVDYQLHGCPIDRGQLLDTLAALLIGRKPKLPAKTVCTECKMRGVTCLVVSDGTPCLGPVTHAGCGALCPRHNRGCFGCFGPSAAPRTATLIPLLRRDGMSDAEVDRVFSTFNVASFAAERSQQ
- a CDS encoding FAD/NAD(P)-binding protein, producing MTEQASPVAVPVSMAPVPYRVRTRVVESPDSATLCLEPVGEVLRPPAPGEFMMLYAFGVGEAAISISGDPHVTDGSITHTIRAVGAVSRALHDSQPGDIVGVRGPFGTTWGLDEAVGRDLVMVAGGVGLCPLRPAILGALGQRARYGKLTLVVGARSRSDFVFAAQIEKWVDDPQIDVHLIVDAPTRGWTGAVGLVTEPLQRLTLQPDRTTAFLCGPEPMLRSGAEVLVAKGLAPRDIRVSLERNMQCGVGWCGHCQLGPLLICRDGPVVTYDVAGPLLQVKEL
- a CDS encoding 4Fe-4S dicluster domain-containing protein — translated: MTALRGYRVADPLKLDTAGLSRLVDLLMERGYRVIGPTMRDNAIVLAELESAADLPHGWGVDVAPGRYRVRRRDDDAAFGHSAGPQSWKQFLHPPRQRLWAGTRDGGTEPHTEDDRPCAFIGVRGCDLAAIATLDRVLGRGDYPDEAFVGRRRRIFVVAVNCTEPGGLCFCASMGTGPAVGPGYDLALTERVDGSGAQPPSYLVEIGTPEGAEVLAAIPHQAASAEEIDCARADVEDAAHHMGRQMPQADLRNLLIDARESPQWEEVASRCLTCGNCTMVCPTCFCTSTEDVSDLTGEHAERWRHWASCFEFDFTYVHGGGSVRRSGASRYRHWLTHKLGTWHDQFGMSGCVGCGRCIAWCPTGIDITEEMNKMAGTADDD
- a CDS encoding alpha/beta fold hydrolase; translated protein: MSTTSAWLADVEQDLREISTPAGSLRYYDCGSGPVLLFLHGSGPGVTGWRNFRGILPTFAEHYRCLVLEFPGFGVSDDFGGHPMVTANRAVLPFLDALGVDKVHIVGNSMGGGVGITFAIHNPDRIGRLVTIGGIGTNLFSASPSEGIRLLQEFTEDPSRQRLVDWLKSMVYDQALVTDELVEERWQLATDPETLAAARRMYSKAAFAAMMAAMNASDRPMPWALMHKVSAPVLLTWGRDDRVSPPDMALIPMRTIPDAELHVFPNCGHWAMIEAKAAFESTVLAFLSRG
- a CDS encoding mycofactocin-coupled SDR family oxidoreductase, whose product is MSAQSGGRLAGKVALITGAARGIGRAQAVRFGREGADIVALDICGPIETVIIPPATPDDLDETARLVSEAGARIHTEIVDVRDLDEVQAAADRGVQRFGGLDVVCATAGITSRGSTLELAESTWRTMLDVNLTGVWHTCRAAAPHLIERGAGSVVLTNSIAGLRGLVGVAHYTAAKHGLVGFMRALAHELAPHNVRVNCIHPTNVDTPMIQNEAVSSAFRPDLDRPPTRDEFAEAARRMNMLGVPWVDPVDVANAALFLASDEARYITAVTLPVDAGATQR
- a CDS encoding mycofactocin-coupled SDR family oxidoreductase — translated: MSGLRDKVVLVTGASRGTGRVHCQRFADEGADVIALDAEVAADELRGTAADVEARGRRCVMALADVADLQAVTTAVDAAVAQLGRLDVVLANAGIHTPGAPAWELDPTVWQRTLDINLTGVWCTVKAGVPHIGPDGGSVIIISSTNGIRGSTNAAHYTASKHAVVGLARTLANELGPSGIRVNTIHPGAVATPMVLNEKTFRRLRPDLENPTAADAAEVLMARNLLPVPWVEPTDVANAVLFLASDLARYITGTQLVVDAGLTQKTT